A stretch of DNA from Vitreimonas flagellata:
ATAGCGGCCTCAGCCTAGGGCGAGCACGCACTACCGGGCGGCGCGAGCCGCCGGGCGATGAACTTCGACGAAAGCCTCCGACACAACAGGAGGGGCCGAAGACCTCTCGGACTTTTTCAACAGCATCGGCCCACTGCGGACGTTGGCGCTGTCACCCCGATCGGAGGCTGTCAATGCAGCGGCGCGCGTACTCCGTGGATTGCCCGTTTGGTTCAAGCCGGATGTAAGTCTCGAAGTTTGCAATTGCGCTCTCTCTTAGGCCGTCTTTCTGCTGAGAGATTGCGAGTTGGAGGTAGGAGTAGGCCAGCTTTGGGTTGGCGGTCACCCGAGCGAGCTTAAGCCGCTTGGTGCGAGTCCGTGGTGACTGAAAGGCGAAGGCCCATCGCCTTCAATACACCGAGCAGGGTGGTGAGCCTTGGATTGCCATCGGCGCTGAGCGATTTGTATAGCGCCTCGCGCGCAAGACCCGTGCGCTCGGCGATAGTCGCCATGCCTTTGGAGCGGGCGATGTCGCCGAGGGTGGCGGCGATGATTTGGGCGTCGCCATCTTCCAGCGCCGCTTCAAGATACGCAGCGACCGCCTCGGGCGTGTCGATGTAGTCGGCGCTGTCAAAGGGACGAGAGGTAGCTTTGCTCATTGTTGCGCTTCCTTCCAATCCTTCCAAAGTGCGAGCGCCGTTTCGATATCGCGCGCTTGCGTGGACTTATCTCCGCCGGCGAGGAGAAGGATCAACTCATCACCGTTCGCCGCATAGTAGACGCGATATCCAGGACCGGTATCGATCCTCAACTCACTCACGCCTTTCCCGACCGGGCGGACGTCGCCAGGATTGCCGTTTGCAAGGCGCTTGATGCGCATGTCGATGCGCGCTCGACCCGTGAGATCACGCAGGCCGCGAAGCCATTGGTCAAACACATCGGTTCGCAAAAGTTGCGGCACAACTGCAATGTAATCTATATATTACATCGCGTCAAGTGGCTGGAATCGGCGATCGTGAGCCGAATTGACGGGCAGGGCGCTAGTGGCTGGGATTGAGAGCGGGAGACGCTCAGAAATAATCTCGAATGGCCCGACGCTGGCCCGGAACGGACATTGGTCACGACTGTTGCACGCGTCACATTCCCCACCTTGTTGGCTGGCTAGAGCGTTGCCTCTCGCGCGCGTGACGCGCGCTCACTGCCCATTGAGCGCGCATTTGGAGGATGACGACGTGCACATTGGCAACACTTGTATCGTCGCGGCGGCCGTGTTCGGCGTGATCGGAATGGCTATGGGGCTATTCATGGGAATAGGCGGTGATTTTAGTCTTTCCCACGCTCACTCGCATATCAATCTCGCGGGCTGGGTGACGCTCGCAATCTACGGCCTTTATCATCGAGGCTTTGTCCGAAAGCGGTATTCCCCGGCTTGGATACAAGCTGTGCTGGCGCTCGTCGCCACGCCCATCTTCACCTTGGCGCTGACGGCATATCTGTTGTCTGGGACGCAGATCAAAGCCTTCATAATTGTCGCGATGCTTAGCGGCATTCTGGTTGCGATATCCATGGCGCTGTTCCTGTTCGTCGCAATACAGGACGCGCGTTCTGTGACGGCCAATGCCTCAACGTAGGTCCAGGGCGAACTGGTTGGGGCACTATCGGCGATCGCGCGCCTATGTGAAGGTCAGGAAGTGAATGTCTCGAGCAGAGCGCGCCGGTCACTCGGAAAACTCACCCGATGGCGCACGCAAGATCA
This window harbors:
- a CDS encoding type II toxin-antitoxin system RelE/ParE family toxin; the encoded protein is MFDQWLRGLRDLTGRARIDMRIKRLANGNPGDVRPVGKGVSELRIDTGPGYRVYYAANGDELILLLAGGDKSTQARDIETALALWKDWKEAQQ
- a CDS encoding addiction module antidote protein, with the translated sequence MSKATSRPFDSADYIDTPEAVAAYLEAALEDGDAQIIAATLGDIARSKGMATIAERTGLAREALYKSLSADGNPRLTTLLGVLKAMGLRLSVTTDSHQAA